A stretch of Crossiella cryophila DNA encodes these proteins:
- a CDS encoding carboxymuconolactone decarboxylase family protein translates to MPRIPARTVDQAGWFIRRMYGYAKRRFGAVPEPFAVLAHHRGLMIAAALAETAVERAAKHLPDNLADLVVYRVATELGCSWCVDFGTMLQRHKGLDIERLQEIHAYADSPRFTETEKLAIGYADAITATPVRVTDEQVAELRERLGDKGLIELTYLITVENQRARFNDALGILDQGFTSGEACRVPLPVAPAEAAATGITATGITRERS, encoded by the coding sequence GTGCCACGCATTCCCGCCCGCACCGTCGACCAGGCCGGCTGGTTCATCCGGCGCATGTACGGCTACGCGAAGAGGCGCTTCGGCGCGGTGCCCGAGCCGTTCGCGGTCCTGGCCCACCACCGGGGCCTGATGATCGCGGCCGCGCTCGCCGAGACCGCGGTGGAACGTGCCGCCAAGCACCTGCCGGACAACCTGGCCGACCTGGTGGTCTACCGGGTCGCCACCGAACTCGGCTGCTCCTGGTGCGTGGACTTCGGCACCATGTTGCAGCGGCACAAGGGCCTGGACATCGAGCGGCTCCAGGAGATCCACGCCTACGCCGACTCGCCGCGGTTCACCGAGACCGAGAAACTCGCCATCGGCTACGCCGACGCGATCACCGCCACGCCGGTGCGGGTCACCGACGAGCAGGTCGCCGAACTCCGGGAACGCCTGGGGGACAAGGGACTGATCGAACTCACCTACCTGATCACGGTGGAGAACCAGCGGGCCCGGTTCAACGACGCGCTGGGCATCCTCGACCAGGGCTTCACCTCCGGCGAAGCCTGCCGGGTGCCGCTGCCGGTCGCCCCGGCCGAGGCCGCCGCGACCGGGATCACCGCGACCGGGATCACCAGGGAACGTTCGTGA
- a CDS encoding response regulator transcription factor, whose protein sequence is MIRVLLADDQALIRGALAALLGLEADIQVVAQVGSGDEVLAAALEHRPDVALLDVQMPGKDGLAAAAELRDALPRCRVLILTTFGRPGYLARAMSAGAAGFVVKDAPPEQLVDAVRRVHSGLRVVDPGLAAESLSSGASPLSGREREVLAAARDGGTVADLARAVHLSEGTVRNHLSAAIGKTGARTRAEAVRIADDRGWL, encoded by the coding sequence GTGATCCGGGTCCTGCTCGCCGACGACCAGGCCCTGATCCGCGGGGCACTGGCCGCGCTGCTCGGGCTGGAGGCCGACATCCAGGTCGTCGCGCAGGTCGGCTCGGGGGACGAGGTGCTCGCCGCGGCCCTGGAACACCGGCCGGACGTGGCGTTGCTGGACGTGCAGATGCCCGGCAAGGACGGGCTGGCCGCGGCCGCCGAACTACGCGACGCCCTGCCCCGGTGCCGGGTGCTGATCCTGACCACCTTCGGCAGGCCGGGGTACCTGGCCAGGGCGATGAGCGCGGGCGCGGCCGGCTTCGTGGTCAAGGACGCCCCGCCGGAACAGCTCGTCGACGCGGTGCGGCGGGTGCACTCGGGGCTGCGCGTGGTCGACCCCGGGCTGGCCGCGGAATCGCTGTCCAGCGGGGCCAGCCCGTTGAGCGGGCGGGAACGCGAGGTGCTGGCGGCCGCGCGGGACGGCGGCACCGTGGCCGATTTGGCCAGGGCGGTGCACCTGTCGGAGGGGACCGTGCGGAATCACCTGTCGGCGGCGATCGGCAAGACCGGCGCGCGCACCAGGGCCGAGGCCGTGCGCATCGCCGACGACCGCGGCTGGCTGTGA
- a CDS encoding sigma-70 family RNA polymerase sigma factor — MTVSDETLATVFSEHRGHLIGVAYRITGTRADAEDAVQDAWLRLAGQSAAARAEIRDLRGWLTTVVGRICLDRLKSASAQRESYVGSWLPEPVVRPLTTQPSEDPLDVAVREDGVRMAAMVVLHELSPEQRVAFVLHDACGVPFPEIATALGTTPAAARQLASRARRAVSEADAPPRIELAEQRAVLERFTAALASGDMDELLKVLHPDVVVIGDSGGKASTARRPVFGVDKVARFAFGLLNKYGADSVFTGMIPMLVNGDLGFLAQTEGDDEHRPVDRRVVTLAVRDGRIVAIYDVVNPDKLTNVPW, encoded by the coding sequence GTGACCGTCAGCGACGAGACCCTGGCCACGGTGTTCAGCGAGCACCGCGGGCACCTCATCGGGGTCGCCTACCGCATCACCGGGACCAGGGCCGACGCCGAGGACGCGGTGCAGGACGCCTGGCTGCGCCTGGCCGGGCAGAGTGCCGCGGCGCGGGCGGAGATCCGCGATCTGCGGGGCTGGCTGACCACGGTGGTGGGGCGGATCTGCCTGGACCGGCTCAAGTCGGCCAGCGCCCAGCGGGAGAGCTATGTGGGCTCGTGGCTGCCGGAGCCGGTGGTGCGGCCGTTGACCACCCAGCCGAGTGAGGATCCGCTGGATGTCGCGGTGCGCGAGGACGGTGTGCGGATGGCGGCCATGGTGGTGCTGCACGAGCTGAGCCCGGAGCAGCGGGTGGCCTTCGTGCTGCACGACGCGTGCGGGGTGCCGTTCCCGGAGATCGCCACCGCGCTGGGTACGACCCCGGCGGCGGCCCGGCAGCTGGCTTCCCGGGCGCGGCGCGCGGTGAGCGAGGCGGACGCTCCGCCGCGGATCGAACTGGCCGAGCAGCGGGCGGTGCTTGAGCGGTTCACCGCGGCGCTGGCCAGCGGCGACATGGACGAGTTGCTCAAGGTGCTGCACCCGGACGTGGTGGTCATCGGCGATTCCGGCGGCAAGGCCAGCACCGCGCGGCGGCCGGTGTTCGGTGTGGACAAGGTCGCCCGCTTCGCCTTCGGCCTGCTGAACAAGTACGGGGCGGACTCGGTGTTCACCGGCATGATCCCGATGCTGGTCAACGGCGATCTGGGCTTCCTGGCCCAGACCGAGGGCGACGACGAGCACCGCCCGGTGGACCGCCGGGTGGTCACGCTGGCGGTCCGGGACGGGCGGATCGTGGCGATCTACGACGTGGTGAATCCGGACAAGCTCACGAACGTTCCCTGGTGA
- a CDS encoding YdcF family protein, with amino-acid sequence MTAHAPTTGRRATARLLRRVLAGIVLLPLLIVGGTAFRVWQVARLDDRSTADIAVVLGAAQYGGRPSDVLEARLAHAQQLFERGVAKTVVTVGGRGLGDTYTEAEAGQRWLVGDETKSGTAKKAIPKDKVVAVNEGADTLGSLQAVAREAEKRGWHSAVIVSDPWHSLRARTMAGDTGLAAWASPTRRGPIVQTRETQLRYILRETAGVLYYRLTHTSTHMADNGLG; translated from the coding sequence ATGACTGCACACGCACCCACCACCGGCCGGCGGGCGACGGCACGGCTGTTGCGGCGCGTGCTGGCCGGGATCGTGCTGCTGCCCTTACTGATCGTCGGTGGCACCGCCTTCCGGGTGTGGCAGGTCGCTCGGCTGGACGACCGGTCCACCGCGGACATCGCCGTGGTGCTGGGCGCCGCGCAGTACGGCGGGCGGCCCTCCGATGTGCTGGAGGCGCGGCTGGCGCACGCCCAGCAGCTCTTCGAGCGCGGGGTGGCCAAGACCGTGGTGACCGTGGGCGGGCGCGGGCTTGGCGACACCTACACCGAGGCCGAGGCGGGGCAGCGGTGGCTGGTGGGCGATGAGACCAAGTCCGGCACGGCGAAGAAGGCCATTCCCAAGGACAAGGTGGTCGCGGTCAACGAGGGCGCGGACACCCTCGGCAGCCTGCAGGCCGTGGCCAGGGAGGCGGAGAAACGCGGCTGGCACAGCGCGGTGATCGTCAGCGATCCCTGGCACTCGCTGCGGGCCCGCACCATGGCCGGGGACACTGGACTCGCCGCCTGGGCCTCGCCGACCCGGCGCGGGCCCATCGTGCAGACCAGGGAGACCCAGCTGCGCTACATCCTGCGGGAGACCGCGGGCGTGCTCTACTACCGGCTCACCCACACCTCCACCCACATGGCTGACAATGGTCTCGGCTGA
- the dnaG gene encoding DNA primase yields the protein MAGRIRDSDIAEVRDRCRIDIVVGEYVNLGRAGGGTLKGLCPFHDEKTASFNVRPSKGTFHCFGCGVGGDVIQFIQQYEHIGFVEAVERLADGIGYRLTYTGGGATVQRDRGTKTRMLEAHKAAAQFYMEQLHTPDAVKAREFLAERGFDQAAADRFGCGFAPAGWDRLTKHLIGRGFEMDELYKSGLAKEGRQGPIDRFHRRLLWPLKDLGGEVVGFGARRIFPDDPIEAKYVNTSETPIFKKSHVLFGIDLAKREIARRHQVVVVEGYTDVMAMHLSDVPTAVASCGTAFGADHISVLRRLLMDDDAFRGEVIFTFDGDAAGQKAALKAFDDEQKFAAQTFIAIAPDGMDPCELRQSKGDMSVRDLVARRQPLFAFAIRTLLAEQNLETAEGRVEALRRTVPLIARIKEVALRDEYARQLAGWVGWDDIPGVLRRVRETAGGKAAPEKTPRRRPVDPNQGALAVEVEGPARPSPQDPQLHSQREVLKSAIQLPGIAGPAYDSISEEAFTHPAYLELHQAILAAGGTSSGLSGATFVDAVGKQCKHTVVRSLITELSVEPLRTRSAEDRYVHGLIANLQANLVARQIADIKSRLQRISPVTDADEYRSLFGDLVALEQYHKGLREQAMGGV from the coding sequence GTGGCAGGACGAATCCGGGACAGCGACATAGCCGAGGTCCGTGATCGCTGCCGGATCGACATCGTGGTCGGCGAGTACGTCAACCTGGGCCGAGCCGGCGGTGGCACGCTGAAAGGGCTGTGCCCATTTCACGACGAGAAGACCGCGTCGTTCAACGTGCGACCCAGCAAGGGCACCTTCCACTGCTTCGGCTGCGGCGTCGGCGGCGACGTCATCCAGTTCATCCAGCAGTACGAGCACATCGGCTTCGTCGAGGCGGTGGAGCGGCTGGCCGACGGCATCGGCTACCGGCTCACCTACACCGGCGGCGGCGCGACCGTGCAGCGTGACCGGGGCACCAAGACCCGGATGCTGGAGGCGCACAAGGCGGCCGCCCAGTTCTACATGGAGCAGCTGCACACCCCCGATGCGGTCAAGGCCCGCGAGTTCCTCGCCGAACGCGGCTTCGACCAGGCCGCCGCGGACCGGTTCGGCTGCGGCTTCGCCCCCGCGGGCTGGGACCGGCTGACCAAACACCTCATCGGCCGCGGCTTCGAGATGGACGAGCTGTACAAGTCCGGGCTGGCCAAGGAGGGCAGGCAGGGCCCGATCGACCGGTTCCACCGCAGGCTGCTGTGGCCGCTGAAGGACCTGGGCGGCGAGGTCGTCGGCTTCGGCGCCCGCCGGATCTTCCCGGACGACCCGATCGAGGCCAAGTACGTCAACACCAGCGAGACCCCGATCTTCAAGAAGTCCCACGTGCTCTTCGGCATCGACCTGGCCAAACGGGAGATCGCCCGTCGGCACCAGGTGGTGGTGGTCGAGGGCTACACCGACGTGATGGCCATGCACCTGTCCGACGTGCCCACCGCGGTCGCCTCCTGCGGCACCGCATTCGGCGCCGACCACATCTCGGTGCTGCGCAGGCTGCTGATGGACGACGACGCCTTCCGCGGCGAGGTGATCTTCACCTTCGACGGCGACGCGGCCGGGCAGAAAGCCGCGCTCAAGGCCTTCGACGACGAGCAGAAGTTCGCCGCGCAGACCTTCATCGCGATCGCCCCGGACGGCATGGACCCGTGCGAGCTGCGCCAGTCCAAGGGCGACATGTCCGTGCGGGACCTGGTCGCCCGGCGGCAACCGCTGTTCGCCTTCGCCATCCGCACCCTGCTCGCCGAGCAGAACCTGGAGACCGCCGAGGGCCGGGTGGAGGCACTGCGCCGCACCGTGCCGCTGATCGCCCGGATCAAGGAGGTCGCGCTGCGGGATGAGTACGCGCGGCAGCTGGCGGGCTGGGTCGGCTGGGACGACATCCCCGGGGTGCTGCGGCGGGTCCGGGAGACCGCGGGCGGCAAGGCAGCCCCGGAGAAGACCCCGCGCCGCCGCCCGGTCGACCCGAACCAGGGCGCGCTCGCGGTGGAGGTCGAGGGACCGGCCCGGCCGTCCCCGCAGGACCCGCAGCTGCACTCCCAGCGCGAGGTGCTGAAATCGGCCATCCAGCTGCCCGGCATCGCCGGACCGGCCTACGACTCGATCTCCGAAGAGGCCTTCACCCACCCCGCCTACCTGGAACTGCACCAGGCGATCCTGGCCGCGGGCGGCACCTCCAGCGGCCTGTCCGGCGCGACCTTCGTGGACGCGGTCGGCAAGCAGTGCAAGCACACCGTGGTCCGCTCGCTGATCACCGAGCTGTCGGTGGAGCCGCTGCGCACCCGCTCGGCCGAGGACCGGTACGTGCACGGGCTGATCGCCAACCTGCAGGCCAACCTGGTGGCCCGGCAGATCGCCGACATCAAGTCCAGGCTGCAACGCATCTCCCCGGTCACCGACGCCGATGAGTACCGGTCGCTCTTCGGTGATCTGGTGGCCCTGGAGCAGTACCACAAGGGACTCCGCGAACAGGCGATGGGCGGCGTGTAG
- a CDS encoding ABC transporter permease, whose translation MNPTYLFIEVKLIVRQFAFLFFTIVVPTAMFLIFSGIFGGSTATFRNGTPVSAATMVSMASFAAMSAALVTGGRIALERQIAWHRQLRLTPLSGGGYLLAKGLIAVLVAIPAMLGVLAVGMLVRQIDLSLAQWAMLIAGLILGSVPFALLGMAIGQLASAESAQAVTPAVMMAMAMVGGLMVPVEIMPDWVGNIARALPSFWFRENGIRVIAEGTVSLPAIAVLSGVTLVLGLFVARRYRLSAGR comes from the coding sequence GTGAACCCGACCTACCTCTTCATCGAGGTCAAGCTCATCGTCCGGCAGTTCGCCTTCCTCTTCTTCACCATCGTGGTGCCCACCGCGATGTTCCTGATCTTCTCCGGCATCTTCGGCGGCAGCACCGCCACCTTCCGCAACGGCACCCCGGTCAGCGCCGCCACCATGGTCAGCATGGCCAGCTTCGCCGCCATGTCCGCCGCCCTGGTCACCGGCGGCCGGATCGCGCTGGAACGCCAGATCGCCTGGCACCGGCAGCTCCGGCTCACCCCGCTCAGCGGTGGCGGTTACCTGCTGGCCAAGGGACTCATCGCCGTCCTGGTCGCCATCCCGGCGATGCTCGGCGTGCTCGCCGTCGGAATGCTCGTGCGCCAGATCGACCTCAGCCTGGCGCAGTGGGCCATGCTGATCGCCGGACTCATCCTCGGCTCGGTGCCGTTCGCGCTGCTGGGCATGGCCATCGGTCAACTCGCCAGCGCCGAATCCGCCCAGGCCGTCACCCCCGCGGTGATGATGGCGATGGCCATGGTCGGCGGACTCATGGTGCCGGTGGAGATCATGCCCGACTGGGTCGGCAACATCGCCAGGGCGCTGCCCAGCTTCTGGTTCCGGGAGAACGGGATCCGGGTGATCGCCGAGGGCACGGTCAGCCTGCCCGCGATCGCCGTGCTCAGCGGCGTGACCCTGGTGCTCGGCCTGTTCGTGGCCAGGCGGTACCGGCTCAGCGCCGGACGCTGA
- a CDS encoding sensor histidine kinase yields the protein MTTRAGPRMRSWELFAGFFLLFLLFPVYYLLAGGLPVLWKIAGLIGIGVIGVTYLVVPPRLFEAPMWQRIALVLGQAALITLITLAFGVEFLSLFVYLAATAAILLPVWLAVLVPVVPSIVAVRAVLDGGPFWLAWIILAMLLSTFSVLGVAELIRGNIKLYREQEQAALLAVAEERARLARDLHDVLGHSLTTITIKAGLARRLLEAGQREAAIVEVSDVEALSRAALTDVRATVSGYRETSLAAELAGARVALQAAGITADLPHAVDNVAPRHQPVFAYVLREAVTNVLRHSGATRCEVRFGLSWLEVTDDGAPQATTGRTGTGLTGLTERLAAVGGTLAAGPLPAGGFRLRAEIGDDE from the coding sequence ATGACCACGAGAGCCGGACCCAGGATGCGCTCCTGGGAGCTGTTCGCCGGCTTCTTCCTGCTGTTCCTGCTCTTCCCGGTCTACTACCTGCTCGCAGGCGGTCTCCCGGTGCTGTGGAAGATCGCCGGACTGATCGGGATCGGGGTCATCGGCGTCACCTACCTGGTGGTGCCGCCCCGGTTGTTCGAGGCGCCGATGTGGCAGCGGATCGCGCTCGTGCTCGGCCAGGCCGCGCTGATCACGCTGATCACGCTGGCCTTCGGGGTGGAGTTCCTCAGCCTGTTCGTCTACCTCGCCGCCACCGCGGCGATCCTGCTGCCGGTCTGGCTGGCCGTGCTGGTGCCGGTCGTGCCCAGCATCGTCGCGGTGCGCGCCGTGCTCGACGGCGGGCCGTTCTGGCTGGCCTGGATCATCCTGGCCATGCTGCTGAGCACCTTCAGCGTGCTCGGCGTGGCCGAGCTGATCCGCGGCAACATCAAGCTGTACCGCGAACAGGAACAGGCCGCGCTGCTCGCCGTCGCCGAGGAACGTGCCCGGCTCGCCCGCGACCTGCACGACGTGCTCGGGCACAGCCTGACGACCATCACCATCAAGGCGGGGCTGGCCAGGCGACTGCTGGAAGCCGGACAGCGGGAGGCGGCGATCGTCGAGGTCAGCGATGTCGAAGCGCTGTCCAGGGCCGCGCTCACCGACGTCCGCGCCACCGTCTCCGGCTACCGGGAAACCTCGCTGGCCGCGGAACTGGCCGGGGCACGGGTGGCGTTGCAGGCCGCCGGGATCACCGCCGACCTGCCGCACGCCGTGGACAACGTCGCGCCGCGGCACCAGCCGGTCTTCGCCTACGTGCTGCGCGAGGCGGTCACCAACGTGCTCCGGCACAGCGGCGCCACCCGCTGCGAGGTGCGCTTCGGGTTGTCCTGGCTGGAGGTCACCGATGACGGCGCGCCCCAGGCCACCACCGGGCGCACCGGCACCGGGCTCACCGGCCTGACCGAACGACTCGCCGCCGTCGGCGGCACCCTGGCGGCCGGGCCACTGCCCGCAGGCGGCTTCCGGCTGCGCGCGGAGATCGGGGACGACGAGTGA
- a CDS encoding deoxyguanosinetriphosphate triphosphohydrolase produces the protein MVSAEPHGYSAHDTARLLPEPAKHGTLAEAETEARTPFARDRARVLHSAALRRLAGKTQVVGPGEGDVPRTRLTHSLEVAQIGRGIGGELGCDPDIVDLAGLAHDIGHPPFGHNGERALNALAGPCGGFEGNAQTLRILTRLEPKALGPDGRQYGLNLTRAALDAATKYPWPRREGTVKFGVYADDLPVFGWLRQGAPADAQCLEAQVMDWSDDVAYSVHDVEDGVLAGRISLRALGSPAERHVIAALAAAHFSHEPVEAIEAAADGLLRLPAVAALARHDYDGTLADQVALKQLTSELVGRFASAAVTGTRKAHGTGALRRYDADLVVLPPVAAEVALLKAVALRYVMSDPERLAVQIRQRELITQLTEALCLRAPEALDPAFRPAWAAAGDDAERLRVVIDQVALLTDAQAVSWHRRLTT, from the coding sequence ATGGTCTCGGCTGAACCGCACGGCTACTCCGCGCACGACACCGCGCGGCTGCTGCCCGAACCCGCCAAGCACGGCACCCTGGCCGAAGCCGAGACCGAGGCGCGCACGCCCTTCGCCAGGGACCGGGCCAGGGTGCTGCACTCCGCCGCGCTGCGCCGCCTGGCAGGCAAGACCCAGGTGGTCGGGCCGGGGGAGGGGGATGTGCCGCGCACCCGGCTCACCCACTCCCTGGAGGTCGCCCAGATCGGGCGGGGCATCGGCGGGGAACTGGGCTGCGATCCCGACATCGTCGACCTGGCCGGGCTGGCCCATGACATCGGCCACCCGCCGTTCGGGCACAACGGCGAACGCGCCCTCAACGCGCTGGCCGGGCCCTGCGGCGGGTTCGAGGGCAACGCGCAGACCCTGCGCATCCTCACCCGGCTCGAACCCAAGGCGCTCGGACCGGACGGGCGCCAGTACGGGCTCAATCTGACCAGGGCCGCGCTGGACGCCGCGACCAAGTACCCGTGGCCGCGGCGGGAAGGCACCGTCAAGTTCGGGGTCTACGCCGACGACCTCCCGGTCTTCGGCTGGCTCCGGCAGGGCGCGCCCGCCGACGCGCAGTGCCTGGAAGCCCAGGTGATGGACTGGTCCGACGACGTCGCCTACTCGGTGCACGACGTGGAGGACGGGGTGCTCGCCGGACGCATCTCACTGCGCGCGCTGGGCAGCCCGGCCGAACGGCACGTCATCGCCGCGCTGGCCGCCGCGCACTTCAGCCACGAACCGGTGGAGGCGATCGAGGCCGCCGCCGACGGACTGCTGCGACTGCCCGCGGTGGCCGCGCTCGCCCGGCACGACTACGACGGCACCCTGGCCGACCAGGTCGCGCTGAAACAGCTCACCAGCGAACTGGTCGGACGCTTCGCCTCCGCCGCGGTCACCGGCACCCGCAAGGCACACGGCACCGGAGCACTGCGCCGTTACGACGCCGACCTGGTCGTGCTGCCGCCGGTGGCCGCCGAGGTCGCGCTGCTCAAGGCGGTCGCGCTGCGGTACGTGATGAGCGATCCGGAACGACTGGCCGTGCAGATCCGGCAGCGGGAGCTGATCACCCAGCTCACCGAGGCGCTCTGCCTGCGCGCGCCGGAGGCACTCGACCCCGCGTTCCGGCCGGCGTGGGCAGCCGCGGGTGACGACGCGGAGCGGCTGCGGGTGGTCATCGACCAGGTCGCGCTGCTCACCGACGCCCAGGCGGTGAGCTGGCACCGGCGGCTGACCACCTGA
- a CDS encoding ABC transporter ATP-binding protein, whose translation MSTTTLPGTEREIAAGAAISLRGLRKHFGPVRAVDGVDLTVAPGEVLALLGPNGAGKSTTVDLILGLTRPDAGEVHVFGRRPDQAVRDGVIGAMLQGGALIEDATVGEVVGMVAALHRRPQAAATALAEAGVADLVKRRCKKLSGGQRQRVRFAIALVSDPDLLILDEPTAAMDVETRRHFWHNIRALTATGKTVLFATHYLEEAESYADRVVLMRAGAVVADGTVAQIRATAAGRTLRAVLPGSDHGSLVLLPGVTHADLRGEHATIASTDSDATLRALLNHYPGARDIEITTVGLEDAFLALTSQEDK comes from the coding sequence ATGTCCACCACAACCCTGCCCGGCACTGAGCGAGAGATCGCCGCCGGCGCCGCGATCAGCCTCCGTGGCCTGCGCAAACACTTCGGACCGGTGCGCGCCGTGGACGGCGTCGACCTGACCGTGGCCCCCGGCGAGGTGCTCGCCCTGCTCGGCCCCAACGGCGCGGGCAAGTCCACCACCGTCGACCTGATCCTCGGCCTGACCCGCCCCGACGCCGGCGAGGTGCACGTCTTCGGCAGGCGCCCCGACCAGGCCGTCCGCGACGGCGTCATCGGCGCCATGCTCCAGGGCGGCGCGCTGATCGAGGACGCCACCGTCGGTGAAGTCGTCGGCATGGTCGCCGCCCTGCACCGCCGCCCCCAGGCCGCCGCCACCGCACTCGCCGAAGCCGGCGTCGCCGACCTGGTCAAACGCCGCTGCAAGAAGCTCTCCGGCGGTCAGCGGCAACGCGTCCGCTTCGCCATCGCCCTGGTCAGTGACCCCGACCTGCTGATCCTGGACGAACCCACCGCGGCCATGGACGTGGAGACCCGGCGGCACTTCTGGCACAACATCCGCGCCCTCACCGCCACCGGCAAGACCGTCCTGTTCGCCACCCACTACCTCGAAGAGGCCGAGAGCTACGCCGACCGGGTCGTGCTCATGCGCGCCGGAGCGGTCGTCGCCGACGGCACCGTCGCCCAGATCCGGGCCACCGCCGCCGGACGGACCCTGCGCGCCGTGCTCCCTGGGAGTGATCACGGCTCGCTCGTGCTGCTGCCCGGCGTCACCCACGCCGACCTGCGCGGCGAGCACGCCACCATCGCCTCCACCGACTCCGACGCCACCCTGCGCGCCCTGCTCAACCACTACCCCGGCGCCCGCGACATCGAGATCACCACCGTCGGCCTGGAAGACGCCTTCCTCGCGCTGACCAGCCAGGAGGACAAGTGA